AATTGTACCAAGCCCTGAAGAAAGTAAGACTAAAAGAGTTCCTAGCATATTACCAAAATCATTGTCTGATGAATCTGCAGATATATCCCAGCGAAAGTTAGTATAGGCAAATGTTtagtttacataaaattttataaaaatcattaaattataaaattgtattttacagGAAAATGCCTGCTATAGATCGCTCGACAAAGCCCTCTATGCTAATGAGCGATACTTTTACATTACGAGACGTAGTATTACCAACGAAATTAACGCACAATTTTCTGCTATTGGCTTTCACTAATACTGCAAATAATAAGGAAACCTGCGGTATTTTAGCAGGAAAATTAGAACGAAATAAATTAGTAGTTACGCATTTATTAATCCCTGAACAAACTGGATCTCCAGATTCCTGTCTAACGCATAACGAAGAAGATATATTCGATTACCAGGATCAACATAACTTGATAACTCTTGGCTGGATACACGTATGTATTACTTAAAATATGTAAGAAATACAAATTAAGAGAATTCGCCAATAGAAGTGATAATTTTACTTCACAGACACATCCAACACAGACTGCATTTCTGTCTAGTGTTGATCTTCATACACACTGTGCATATCAGCTTATGATGGCTGAAGCAATAGCCATTGTTTGCGCCCCTAAATACTTTGAGTGAGTACTAAATATTTTAGGtaataaacatatttttctatttaaaatattaatcgaCATTCCTTTCATTATTTTAGGACAGGACTTTTTATTTTAACTCCAGACTATGGATTAGATTATATTGCTAATTGTAGAGAAACAGGATTTCATCCTCATCCGACTGAGCCACCGTTGTACACGGTAATAATTATCTGCAAAGACATTATACATATCTACATTATTCAATATATACATTaagatatatttttcttttaggaTGCAAAACATTGCAAATTAGATGTAACAGCAGCCTTAGAAGTAGTGGATTTAAGAAGAAAATGACATCTTTTAGACATgtgcatatatatgtatatacatacatatgtgtactttgTAAAGCAAATTGTACATACAAATGTGCAATACGAAAAATTGATCGAAAAGAGTAAAAAAGATTACAAATACTTTTGCTTGAATATCACGAAAATGCAAGAGAGTAAATGTAATTtaacatttccaaaatttccaatatttttggAGCAAAGCATTTAAAGAAGCATTTCTAACTAGatttgtgtatttaaaattgtatcaaGATGATAATTTCATATAGAAAGAAATTTGTTAACCGTAAGAAAGCAATGCAATATCTAAATGTTTCTGGCAAATATGATAAATTATAGTAATGAAAAAAAAACTTTTTACGTAATTTAAAGAATGTTacttaattgattaattgaaaAGAGGATCATGAAATAATAGTATTAATGTTTTGTtgataaacataaattatttataaggaATTAGATACATCTAAGATGCGTATAtctaaatattgttaatttttcgcaatttttaaattaatttattattgatttcGTTAATACGCTACATTGCAAggtagaaaataaatatacaaattcaatcaaaaatttgtataaacgtGGTGGTATGTAAAATCTGTCTATACGTTTACGTGCCTTTCATGGGAAAAAATAATATGTAGTGTTCATAATGTCATGCAGATTACATGGAGTATGTTCAGTCAACGATTGTAGATACTGCACAATATTCTCAAATAACCTTAACTCAACTCGTTCAATAAGATCGTTTCATTACATAAGATCGTAATTGAAAAATCAATAAACGCAATGACAGACTATGCTAGTCATAACTTAATATACAAAGCTTGTTATGAAGTTTATTCGTATACCAGAATTGATGAATCAACTTATGTGATGCTTATAGTATCTTCCATTGGGTAACTAGAATATTTACATAGAGTGGGCCAGATCCCTTGATCAGGTTGTCTccggaaattggagaattagggggtttgtaaaattcgaaattatagaatttaaacattgagaactggagatttagaaatttgggaattttcataTCCTACATCCGTTTTGGTGGGATGAGGAAGAGAGATTCAGTTCATACTTTTCAAGGTTCAGGCCCACCTTGGTCCCAGTCTAGTTACGCTAATGGTATCTTCTTTGTATTGTAATGCTGTACTTTCAAACTGTACAGTACAATTAGACGCTAATCTGTGTTAATACCAATGTAAGAGGTTTTTATTAGTAGGTACCTGATGCAGCTTTTGTAGGCTTACAAATTCAGTTAAGCGCGTTTATGTATAAAATCATATTAACCCTAAATGTGCAATATTTTGTATGCATAATCTTAAAATCTCAATAGTAACTTTCTACGatttaatatgtaactatgagcttttgttgtaattaaaaatattcgaaacaCTAAACgtgctaaaaataatttattgcagtATTGGCGGATTTAAAATCGATatgctataattattaaataaacaaacacgaaagatttatatatttcgtaaaagaataaataaatcatcgaataatttattataaaaattcttttgttatttatgcAATTTGCTTTTATTCCATTAGTCCGTTTGTGAAggcataataaaatgaaatcagtcgtaaagaagaaaaaaggaagaaactaTTCAAGTCCAGGATATGGAATTCAAAAGAGAATCCATTGTAAGTACTATATGAGTACCCCGTGAGAATGCTTTACGCCATTCACCTCTCCTCGCGTGTATATCGAATTACCTTCGTTGAAGGGTTTCGCGCTTTGCAGGGTTTTATCGACGACAGGGTCAATCTATTTTTACGTGACGGTTTATGTGTTCTTCGTTTCAGCGCTCGCTGAGCAAGCATAGATTACGGTACGCGTAAGCATCCTCTTTCGACCCGATCCTTTCACAAGTATCGTTTCATGTTCTTTATTCTTTAATTCtcgtttattaacattttagcGCATTTCAGAAAAAGATTCCTTAGGTTAggggttctcaaatttctgttttcGACAGTAGTCATCTTTCATGATTCCCTCGTTGTGCATCACTCCCAAAATTACCTAAAAAAAAGTCTTTTCTATTATGTCGAACACTGAACACCCGATACAAGTTTAACACTTGTCGCAATGTGAACATAGCAGTTATGCCGTGCTAAAAATGAAAGGTACAGTTCAAGGGGCATATTATCGGTTATAACCAATACGAAAAATATGAATTCGTTTCGGAAGGCGGATGAAGTCAACAACATCGGTTTTTTCCTTGTACTGTTGTTTGTATTGGTCTCACGTTTAGAATGAGGAAAGAAAAGATCTCACGGATCAATTAGTCTACGATGTGTTTTATTTACGGCACTTACTGTTAGAGCAGAAGAATTCATCTTGAACTGTTCAACAGATTTTTCGTGTACTTGTTTGTCAATTTAATATGAGGTGATAATTGATTGCGAAAATATGTAGTACAATATACTGAAGCATCCAACATGTATCACTTAAAAATCGTGATATTCGATCTTAAAAAATCTGCTATCTATCAGGGTTTAATCAGTGCGTGGAGAAAGTAAACGAAGCGCGAACGTGAACAGATACATGTTAACCTCCTACCTTTTAAATATATTCGATGACGTATTAAAAGTCACAAGGTAACATGTCTCTGACGTATGCGAGTCCTCTTGTTACTTTAATCTCGTTGTTACCTGTTTTTGCTACCCGATATTGATCAGGTACAAGCCAGCCAGTGAGAATTTAAGCGTACGTGATTTTATTCCAAGAATGTAGTCAAGCAATATGCTTCGGAACGAATAAGGATTAACGTGTGATTATCTTGGTAGCCGCGCGTTCATTAAAGGTCCAGGAATTATGTAATGAACAGCCGTGTTAATTGAACAGTAACAGAAAACCCGCACTTGATGATGAACAGTAATTTCAGACGTGTATGCCGTTTTCAATAcctgcaaaatttaaaatatagtagAATTGGTATTCAACGATACAAGAGGTAATTGTTAATAAGCGTCTCAACAACTTGCGATTAAATCTGTAAGGTGCATATcgataattttatcaaataaccATTTCCTGCAAATTACACGATAATTTAAACTGTCAATATGAATACTACCAGGAAGCGAAAAAGTTGAAGAAACAGCGATGATTCTAACATTCATGTTTTCCTAATATCTCAAACAATGAATACCTTGTTCTTTCTTCAGTCGATGAATAAGATTCAAACCAGGTGCTctcaacaaaataaatttctatattccttatTTCACTCTCTTGACAACTGTTGGTACAGTTAACacattttaaaaatagtaaaaaaaaatattattcaatgtgAGACAAATTCGTATTTTACACAGCCTGATGCTAATCCAAGCGATAAACTTTGATAGTTCGAAGTTCTAAGTAATTGTTAAACGTCTTTATCTACAAGATATAACACCTAAACAAATACGGTAAGTTACTACcaattacatatgtacattaaaaaCTGGTTCACATTGTTTCCTGTTGCCTTTACAAATGCCGCGCGCTGTTTTAGCTCTCTCTTCGTCGCTTCTTGCTATATACCTTTTTAACGCGCGTGGAACATTTAGTCCGCTGTTGCTCTCAAGGGAAGAAACAACTGCCGGTCCGTTCGTTCCTACGTTTTAGACATTTGCGTGTTACACAGCACCAAATAACACGTGTATCAAACTACAAAAGTTATTAAATAGTTAATCTGTCAATTGTTCCTCTGTTATTAAAAAGCGATATACACCTCAAACATCGTTGCATAAATATTTCAACAGTGGCTATAAGGTAACGATACCTGAAAAGTGTAACTTCCAGTGACGCGTTAAATAGAATTCATAATCGTCtgtgaaatataaatttcttcaaaagTGAATATTCTCGTTGCATATCGACGCGGTAACGATTGTGTAACTTCTCGATCGGGAACAGTGTTTATTTCTCAAAACTCATGCGTCAAGTACATGCAAGAGTTTATTGGGTTTTCTTAATCGTTTTCCTAAACTGCGCATAAACGcagttgaaatttgaaaagtgaacGGCAATAAAACGGTTTGTGTACGAATATTTTCTCTTGTCCTGGAAAGAATAAGGAGTAATGCAATTGATCGTGGGATGCTGTAATTGCATGGAATATCGGTGCAATCGTGGTCAAACGGTGACTTCGCATGTGACACATCGTACAACGGTTGTTCCTCAACTTTTAACACCTGTTTCTGTTTCCCGGTATCTCTGCTGAATGCATAGCGATTCTTCATCGAAACGGTTACAAATAGGGAAAAAGTGGAACATTCTACATACTTTCACGCTCTACGAAGGTATGCACTTTTAGAGCGTGTATTATACATCGAGAAATAGGTTAATCCTGCGTACTACATCGATCAAGATCCTCCGAGAATTTTCATTGAAATCGACGAAACAACTGTAACTACAAAATGTAAATGTTTTTAACGTAATTGCGGGAGAAATACGTTGAAACATTTTTACCTGTTTTGTTAGCCATATCATTAAACAAGCATGATAAAAAGTAGCGTGGTAATTAAATATCGTCATCAGATAATTCCGTATGCAATTATGGTAATTGTTACTACCAGTAAGAACTATTATCGTTGGCACAACCAGGATTTTTGTCCGACATGGCTCAGGTCTCCTAGCGAAACTAATGGTATTAAAGTATCAGTTCGAGCATAATGAAGtggcttttcaaaatttgaaaattaaatcatttttaaattcaggatATAAAACGCTAATTTTTGACGTAACTCAACCCCGACTTAACGTAACTTAACCTagacatatttttttaatatattcatttttagatATTCAAGGCTCATAGTTAAAActtatcattaaaaataattcgaaCCATTATTTAAACGTTTCTTGTGTGTCATGTTCCTGCGGTAAGAAACGCGCATAGTAATTagtaattacataaatttctcACTGTTTTACGAAGTTCCGAAAGAATGTATGGCGTGCATCAATGGTACGCGAATTTCctcaataaataattgttttttaacTGGAAACCGTTGAATCTTCGGGAAAAAACTCAACCGGTATTTCTTCTAAGTCTCAGTAACTGTATTTATAGAAACTGAATATTTGtggattttttataaaatttccttGACAACCGATGccagaaaatgtttaaaaaattgtttttccTGTACGTTCAGTTTGTAATATACAATTCCGGAAACTTTTATTCTAAGTAAACACCAATTTCTTTGACGCGTAGATGGTAGCCATTTTAGTCGCGAAAATAAAAAACTCGATCGATACAATAATTTGTCGATAGGTTGAAGGTTCGATTTATAGAATGGAACTATGCTTTGTATTTCATTTTCGCGGAATTTTTATTGCgcacattttgtttaaaaaattacggACTATtgtaatcaatattaataacacgtttactaattttaaataatttattcttcgATTCGAAGAACTTGGTCGCTGAATGTGCTGAAATAGTATGACACAATCGGCAGTGTATTTATCATTTGCCTAGTTTATCTAAGATAaccgataaaagtaataaatggtggggaagttttaaaattgatgaTTATAATCTTGATTGCAGGATTGATAATTCGCTGCGCGAACTGATAATAATTGAGACAAAGAAACGGGTGCAGAAGTGCTGTAAAGTTCAGTTTCGTGAAAAAAAGATAGGAAGAAGCAAAGAAAAATGTATCAGTGGCCACTGATCGTTGCATTAGTGGTTTCGATGTTTGGTAAGACGAAAGTTCATACTTATTATCGCAGATAAAATAAACGCGTACATAAACGTGATCAAACAGATAGAGTATCGTCggatttttcaaaaaataaactgTTGATTTATCGAAAGGTACATAAAGTgagttttgaaagaattatttttaaaattactttccTTGATACTTTATACTTTTATCCAAACTGTTTCTTTTCATCACAAGAATGATATTATAGCGTTGaaagttatttataaattattgacgTTGACAGTTGGCAGAGTATGTCCGGTAACGCAAAAAAGCGGACATGGCGACGAAGGAAACATTTCGACGCAAAATATTAGCAACGCGAATCACACTTCCAGTGTTTCAAATGCTAATAAAACGGTCGAAGTTTCGATCAAAACAGCGGAGGATAAAAAGGGTAAGATGGAATTTCTTAACGCTTTGACCCTTTGTGATCGCATCAACTCGGTTGGTACTCCCAAGTGCATAGAGGGTCAATATTCTTTGTGCGTACCTATCGATTTCAATGCCGGTATGAATTATTACCGTGGGAATGCACCGAACGTTTTACCATTCTTTAAAATATATAGAGAAGCAGAACGAAACCAAAAGCTCAGCACCGCTGGAAAGCTCGACGAACGTAACGTCGCCGCATGCACAGAAAACGATCGACGATGGGAAACACAATTGTAGTTCGACGAAGGAATCAACGGACATGACGAATTGTTATGTCACACCGCACGACAAcgatgaaattattgaaaacgaAGCAAGTACAACAGGTGtgcgtataaaatatttaacgaatcaaggatatttacaataatcaTTACATCGTAtcttttatttgtataattttgaagaGCCTACAAATACCGTAACTACCGCAACTAATAAGACTGAAACGAGCACGGAATCTCAAGTAACGAAAGCTCCTCCTCACGTGTCCACTGAGGAAGAAGACAAGAAATCTGTGGAAATTTTCGTGCCGTTAAATAACACTGAAACTCCGAGGAAAATACCTTATAACGTAACCACGGAAACCGATCATTCCAATGGAAGTATCCATACCAATGAGTCAGGTAAAAGATACTTTTTAATTGTACAAAGGGAAGAAGTATCCGTTTTGAAATACTAGGGACAtaaaggtttaggaatttaaaggCGTAGTATCCTAGAAATATGATCATTTTAAAGTAATATATaaatgttgtaaattataaaagtttcaGATGCAGTTGCAAAGAATGGTACCAATATCAATGAAACATCTGTTAGTTCAGTAGCACCTTTACTGGCAGATAATGTAACTGCAAATGTAGGAGCAGTTAAGTCAACTGATCAGAATAATAAAAGTATGCCTTCAGGAATGATAGCGCTAGTTACCGCCATAAGTTTCGCTGTCGCTATTGCAATTGTATATATTGGCATGATTATCTGGAGACGATATATTGAGTGAGTTGAAAATTCAATGTCACATTCATTACTGCAGACAGTtatcttaataaatatttcatcttATGTAGATATAGATACGGGCATCGGGAATTACTTGTGAACGAACTAGAATTTGACACTAATGATTTACGTCATTTTGAGGTAAGCGTGTTGGAAATTATATAGTTACTGAATTATAAAATGTCATCTAAGTCTACTTTTATATTGTTATAGCTGTGATTCCAAAGCAGTCATAATCCACAAAGGATAAAGAAACGCCTAAATGATTCGTAACCGGTCAAGGTGGATATAATCCATAACTATTAAAGATTCATTGATCTGTGATACTAAGGACATGCATTGCGCCTGACAGTCAACAAACCAAATCTATTTGGATAATGTTATACATTTCTTGTAATGTAATTGTTTTATATACATTATGTATACAACTCAGTCTTTTCAAGGAATCGGTCGTTTTCCCTCCTCCTGTAGAAACTCACATAgcattgttatttatattttttcataataattataatgcGCAGATCGTTGAATATATTAAGTAATTTATAAGGATCGATTGAACATTTCAGATAGCAGTATGGGTGCTAGAAGAATGTTACAGAATTcatatttcttatcgttttgtAGTATTCAGAATTGTTGAAAACATGTATGATAatgtttgtttttcattttctttgtgtTTGTTTTGTATTACATGTAAACAATATGTAAATATCactagttaaaaataaatttatggattatttttataatcaaattgtttttattttagaatttaaataagtctaattaaaacaaagtaataatatacattttttcaatgaattatattaattattcgtaaaaatgatgcatataaaaagtaatatcaattatatacattttgtgTATCACAACTTACATGGTTATTGACGAAAATTATTTTCGCAACGATGTATTTATTCATAACTTTGTTAAAGCACATTCTAaaaaatagtaacaagtatGTATTTTGTATCCTGCGTTATATATTATGCTCTTTTTGGTTTCCAACATTTAtctacattaatattttttgtatactttTCTTTTCTATGAAATATCTACAATGTTGGTTgcagaaatattttttcttggTTATTAACAACATTGTACATGCCAAGTATTTATACAATGATAGTTTTATTAATCTTTCTTTTTAGTAACTACAAGGGGTCCCACATTATCATTTGTTGCTTCATTATGAGGTCCATGAGAACCATCACAGTATGGCCACTGaaagaaaacaaatttttgtcaatgattaatttgttaattaattattctttcTATGGTACATAAATACATCAAGCATTCACAGGACCAAATGATTGCATAACATGTATCTTGTGAACTTATTCTTGGATATAGTTAATGTAGGTCAGTTTTAAGTTCATTCTAAGATCTTAATGTTAGATATGTCATAAacaagaaattattaaacttacatTCTTAGATTTCCAACAACGGCAAAATACAGCCTTCTCAGTTATATCTTCTACGTCAACAGAGTCTACCACCTTATTTACATCTTTTTTTATCATATGATTTACACGTCCAGTTGCctgaaaatataatttgcacatgcatttattacatattttgataatatattaatgCATTCCAAAGTGATAGTTATTCTACTTCAAAAGGAATGTTCATCCAATAAAAAGCTAAATCAACAACATTATGTAATCAAcagagaaaaaaattaaaatctatCGTAATACAGTATCTTAATGGCCTTGATGATTTTGTAACAGGTATGTATTTACTTACTTCTCTAGCTAATGGACAAAATGCTTTATAAGACATATAACCGATTCCAGCTAACATAGCAGTAGGAGGAATTAGGGCGATCCAGTCTCGTACTaaacgaaaatataaaattattacaatcttGTATCATTCATAATTTTCCTCATTAGAGAAAGCGGCACTGTATCAATTTGCAGTGTCATGTTTCAAACAttcttgtaaattatttaatataatagtcttaacttattatacatataaaaagtAAAGTATTTAATCTCTTACTTCCAAGTCGAAACCATCCTCCTATAGAATCTGGAACAGGTAATCCAGACAAATAATTGGGAATGGACACTTTAACGAGGTGTGCGACCGGCTCCATGTTCGCTGTTACTACTACTGTAGTCAAGTAAGGAATCCGAAGCGTTTCGAACGAAAACCACCTTGATCTTTACACACATTTCGAagatcaattattttttacaaatcatgaaagaaaatttgaaagtcatATATATCCGTATGTGTATTTACACGGTTATATTTCAAATAAGAGATAGGACAAAgcgttattacaaattattgttagtttttattattttttagaaaataattataattttaaacaagaaATTATCTATTATATGTTATTCAACTCCAAGGTACATTAGCACAATATTACTTCTCGTTTATGCAGTACATTAATATCGCcaatcaatttctaattttttacgtTAAAAAAATGTGCAGAGCTAGCAATAGAATTTGCAAGGCCCAAGGCCAGGATCTCGCGTACACCAGATTTTTATGTCATCGAACACAGCAACGAATTAACCAAAGTTTTTTCAAAagcattcaaaaatttgaaattcctaaaactaCTAGATTGAAATATTAGATACTTGAACCGTAGGATTTCTTAAATGCGAGGTCTGGGACAGGTACCCTGTTTATCCAGTTCTAATGGCGGCACTGAACTATGCAATACGTATAACACATTCTAAACATCACATACAAATATGCAAGatgcaaatatttttcatttatcacagaaatattattacatattttttgtcctgcaaatattattagctgAATAATTTGCtaggcattttttaatttgcacattttcaatTGCATTGTTGCCGGCAGATTTTGACTAGCGTAGTTGGAGAGGTGAAGGACCGGTGGGGTTCTAGGGACGTCTTGTAAGTGGCGCCATCCAGTCGCGAGGCGTTCGCCGGGCAGGGTGGAGGTGGCTGCGTCGTCCGCAAGGATACGTCGTCGGTTACCGCGACGCCGCGGCGGTTCGCGCAGGCACAGGTACGAAGTGCGCGCGTTTTCGAGGCGGTATCGCGAAAAGCGCAGGAGTGGCATTTTCCACGTACCGTTCAGATATCTCGGCTACACACCGTGTAGTTGACGTGCAGTGAATAAATCGAGAGGTTCGTGGCGTCGACGTGAAGCGAAAAAGAAGTAAAAACGGGGCGGGAAGGAAAGAGATAGAGCGGTTGTATCGCGCGGTGCAGTGCGAAAAGTGTTCGCGAAAGGGGCCCTTTGGTTGTGTGGGTGTGCGTGCGTGTGCCAGGCGAGCACGTAGAACGTTGACTAGTGACACACGGTGCTCAAAAAGACGAATAAACACGGGCCGCCGGATGATCGTCCTTGTGCAGGTCCCGTAAAGGTGCGTCAAATGACAGTGAGGTGATCAATGTGCTTGAAACATGGCTGAGGAGCTGGTGGTCACCCTGAACCGCGGCGACTCAT
The nucleotide sequence above comes from Megachile rotundata isolate GNS110a chromosome 13, iyMegRotu1, whole genome shotgun sequence. Encoded proteins:
- the LOC100875847 gene encoding STAM-binding protein, whose product is MNMQKFDAKTVKDIGIADPRTRLKSLSDYASTVEIDRNIPPQRYYRSGVEMIRMADMYMKDNGLEYAYILYVKFITIFVEKIRTHPQYHTVSIKDKEQNQQTLRKVMSKAEELKKQLLEQYQAETNKYLADVKERERIEKERLKREELEKLKEEEERRNKEAALAAVKAAKAAANTIVPSPEESKTKRVPSILPKSLSDESADISQRKKMPAIDRSTKPSMLMSDTFTLRDVVLPTKLTHNFLLLAFTNTANNKETCGILAGKLERNKLVVTHLLIPEQTGSPDSCLTHNEEDIFDYQDQHNLITLGWIHTHPTQTAFLSSVDLHTHCAYQLMMAEAIAIVCAPKYFETGLFILTPDYGLDYIANCRETGFHPHPTEPPLYTDAKHCKLDVTAALEVVDLRRK
- the LOC100881002 gene encoding uncharacterized protein LOC100881002 isoform X1; this encodes MYQWPLIVALVVSMFVGRVCPVTQKSGHGDEGNISTQNISNANHTSSVSNANKTVEVSIKTAEDKKEKQNETKSSAPLESSTNVTSPHAQKTIDDGKHNCSSTKESTDMTNCYVTPHDNDEIIENEASTTEPTNTVTTATNKTETSTESQVTKAPPHVSTEEEDKKSVEIFVPLNNTETPRKIPYNVTTETDHSNGSIHTNESVSDAVAKNGTNINETSVSSVAPLLADNVTANVGAVKSTDQNNKSMPSGMIALVTAISFAVAIAIVYIGMIIWRRYIEYRYGHRELLVNELEFDTNDLRHFEL
- the LOC100881002 gene encoding uncharacterized protein LOC100881002 isoform X2, whose translation is MYQWPLIVALVVSMFVGRVCPVTQKSGHGDEGNISTQNISNANHTSSVSNANKTVEVSIKTAEDKKEKQNETKSSAPLESSTNVTSPHAQKTIDDGKHNCSSTKESTDMTNCYVTPHDNDEIIENEASTTEPTNTVTTATNKTETSTESQVTKAPPHVSTEEEDKKSVEIFVPLNNTETPRKIPYNVTTETDHSNGSIHTNESDAVAKNGTNINETSVSSVAPLLADNVTANVGAVKSTDQNNKSMPSGMIALVTAISFAVAIAIVYIGMIIWRRYIEYRYGHRELLVNELEFDTNDLRHFEL
- the Cisd2 gene encoding CDGSH iron sulfur domain 2, yielding MEPVAHLVKVSIPNYLSGLPVPDSIGGWFRLGIRDWIALIPPTAMLAGIGYMSYKAFCPLAREATGRVNHMIKKDVNKVVDSVDVEDITEKAVFCRCWKSKNWPYCDGSHGPHNEATNDNVGPLVVTKKKD